From the genome of Hippoglossus stenolepis isolate QCI-W04-F060 chromosome 13, HSTE1.2, whole genome shotgun sequence:
CAGTTGATATGCACTGTTGTCCTGCATAAATCGAATGATACGCATCTGTCGTACagtttgtgtaaaaacaacataagcTGAAACTGTTGCCTactgtgaaaagagaaaaatactaCCGCCCGaacagggacttgaaccctggaccctcagattaaaagtctgatGCTCTACCGACTGAGCTATCCGGGCCCTGAACGCACCACCGGAAGTACACCCATATATAGATCGTCTGGCCCCATCCACTATTCTGAGTTCTATGAATGGCAGTTCGGTAAATCTTGAGTGTTTCAGAAGGAAAGTAGATCATGAGCGACTTTCTCGACCTCACGTGTCCAACACCACATGAAGAGTTCACGGTAGGACGCGGTTAATGTTAGTTGACTGGGCCATACTAGCAAGTTAGCTAAATTCGCCTTGTTTGATGTAGATGGCCGCATCCGATTATATTCAAGTGACAGTTTAGCAACGAGAATAACTAAAAGACAATTTTCTGACCGAATAGTCAACTTTCACACTGAGTGTTAATCCTTACGAACAAAGTTACGCTGTTGACGCTGTAATCCAGCGAGTTCAATTGCAGGAGCAGATCATGGGGCGGCAGCGAGGGATTCACGAACACGGAGTGAAACTGGAGGACGCCCAGCGGCAGAGGCAGCGTATCGAGCAAGAGACACTTCAGTGGTAACACAACACGAACTATTAGTTATTTTAGAGAGACTTAAGTGAAGTGGAGCGAGTGTTTGTCAAGTAAAAAAGAGTTTTATCGGAACACGTGTCCTCTACGCTGGTGGTTGTCGATACGTAAATTAGTTCTGCTCCGTTTGGCCTATGTTTGAATTCAGGTTAAACTAAACGAACTTTTACCTTCATCCAAAGGGACGACTGGTGTGATTATCcttgatatttatatatatatatatagatacatatagatatctatatatatcaGTAGTCTTACCTGGAGAAGAAAGACTCGACGTCACCCCATCTgtcctccatccatccccctGGTGGCTACTAATTAAGGATTGGGGCCCTGCATACCAATTATCTTTAGTGACAGGCATGTTTAAGGGCACCTGTCAGTTTTCAAAATggtaaaaattaaaatatatcacAGTAAGTTTTATCCATCCAATTAAACACAACTGAAGCTACAGTAGAATGGAACTCAGAGAATATATATACCCCAGCCAAGGCCCCACAGACCCCTTGAAttctatcaagctgcaccacactccacacactcataaattcagccccctaaatgtgcctgatttcccccatcaagatccatgaattattctctgtgaaaactctgaaaatgttaaaaaaaacaccctatcttccagaattaaagaaagtggggaaaaaaaactgaatccgcctcctgatccagatctgcaccataCTTTTGAagatttgtggtaatctgtacagtggtttttgtgtaatgctgcgaACTAAGAAACAGTCATGGCCACAGTCCCTTGATGAAACCACGTTTCAATTCGTTAGAGCCAGATACTTTTGTTTGGactactaactaactaactaactaactaactaactaactaaccaacagcacaaattaaaacataacctctttggcggaggtaacaatTTGGCCAATGTTGCGAAAACTGTTGAGAAACTGTGCAAGGAAAGCACTTTTCTTACCGTATCAACActtaaatgaattaatcaaaacAAATTGAATTGCAGAGTTTATGcacaatgaataaatgtttggaCAAAATGAAGGAGTAAATGCAAAGTGAGAATAAAGTTTAATCTTCATTTATTAAACAAGAGTGGTTGATTATTGAGTATAAGTGACCATCTTGAGTGCCTGTATCTCTAGTACTAGTAAATATGCTCACCAACACATGGAAAAACTACTTTTTGAACTGGAccttttatgtttaaaagatCCCAAATCACATCCTTTTAACATGATCAACCGGAGTGAAGCCAAAACTAAAACGtatgcacatacagtatgtgagtGTGATATTGAAGTAGGTGGACTTTTGCGCTGTTGTTAAATGTCTAATGAGTCCTGCACTTACTTGCAGCACCAGAGAAATTGAGCGGAGGGCCGAGTTGATGATGGATAAAATCAGAGTCGTTGATTTGTTACAGCACCTGAGTCATATGCTGCAAGAGGAAAGGGATCTTTCTGAACAACTGAATGGTCAAGCCCCTGAAGACAGGTATTGCACCACACTGTGtgtacagagaaacacaaaccgGCAGTGtacattgtttagtttttttttcagaaatcaAAAGAGCGATTTAGAGGAAAGGAGTGAGCGTCTTGAGAACAAGGGGAAGGGTCTCGCTGCTGAAATTTTGGAGGTGAAACAGCGGCTGGCAGAGGCCAAAGCTCGTAATGTGGCTGGTAAGGGGAACATGGAGGACGTCTACTGGTCAACTACTATTTGATACAGTTTGTAATATactgtctctttgttttgcCAACAGCAGAGGCTTCGATCAACACATGAACCAGCATTTCACAGTGAATTCAAAGCAAAACAGTGaatcaaaaatgtttccaaaatTTTAAgtacctttttgttttaatcctatatttcatttaatatttgtaaCTGATTTTGTATATGTTTTGTTGCACCTAATAAAGTGTTTGACTTGATAGGATCCCAAAAGTActtaatgtatgtgtgtaattATTGGTCATTCTAGACACAGAAAATCTTATTCTTGGataatatttcatattgtttattgtattatatcTTATTCATTTACAGTGAAATTGACATTGTGCCCCTGTCAAATATCAATTAAATATTTCTgtataatcataataaaatacatcttAGTGCTTCGAACTAAACTCAGACACAGCAAATACAAGAAAATAACTATAACTACTAACTTTTATAACTATAACTAActatgaaaaacacaatattttatattgtgGATCATATTATAATTCATGCATCTATAGTGAACCATACAATGTGCCCATATTAAATAATAGTTTAATATTTATGTAATATCAAAAATCTCTCGCATTTGAGCGCTTTCTCATTTGGACCTTTTTGTCGCACTGAGGCTTCCGTAGATCGTAAGGGGGAAGCGTAGTGTGCCGAAACGTCAACGAAGCCTTATGAGACCTGTTTATGGTAAGTTGCTATTTTTAAACGATCTCATCATAAATGATATTATATGTAATTTACTTAAAACCCTGTTAGAGAAGCGAGGCACAGATtgtactttcaaaataaaggcaacAGTCGCTGCTAGTCATCGCTACACGTGTCGGTCAAAGGACAAATAAGTTGACATCAGCTAAAATAACATTAGCTGTATTACAGTGCTAAGTGTTGTTGCCGGCTTGTGACTCTGCTGTTGTCGCGTCGGACATAAAGAGGAGTTGGAGTGACTAGTAAACAACCGAGGTGTGTAGTTAATGACGGTGTGTGTTCCTAATGAAACGTGTTATTGTGGACAACACTGCGCTCACAGGAGGTTTGTCTGTTGCTGATGCTCCAGCAGATCATGACGACCAACGCTGACCACCGCTCCATCTTCGATTTGTGCCCAGGTGACGAGGCTCTGCTCGGTCTGAGAGAAGTGAACAGTGTCCTGAAGCAGCCTGTGATCACCGAGCCAGCCTCACACAGtgtgtatttctttatatacaggctATGGTATGAACATGGAGATGAAACCGTGTGAAAATGTCTTATCGTGATTATAGTGACTAAAGATTATCACAGTTATCCGGATTATCGAAGTATCCTTACCCCAATATTTCTATGGAACATCTAGGAAGCCAAAATGCAAACTGAGGGGAAGGTCCAGTCCAGTGTTGCCATCACGTAGGTGGTTATAGGAACCAAAGAAATCACACGCAGAGGTTCTGCAAAGTTTATATAATTTCATATAGATCTGTGACAGAGTTGATTGATACAGAAGCAGATGATTGAGAGGATCCTTTCAGTTCAGTGTGAGAATCCTCCACGctccagtttctctctgtgtggagggGAAGTTGTTGCACTAAGTCGACTCCAAACATCTGAAagtcaaaaacaataacagtgtgTTAAACCCACACAGTGTATTGACAGTGGATGCTGGTCGTTGCTAGTGACGACCAGCTCCTCTGCGGTCGCTGCCCGCTGGTTATTCTGCCATCTTTCACCACAGATAACAAATCTACGCTGCTTGCTGTGTCTTGGAGACCAAGCATAACAAATCAAAACTGTTACCATGACTTACTGTGAAACCGCCTGTCGTCTGATCCCTAAAACTGTAGCTGTAAGTCCATGCATGTCATAAAGACGATCCCCTTCCCTTTCCGTCTGTTTGAACCCCCAGACCTCCACACAGGGCCGGCAGATAAATGCCCGGAGGATGACAGGCAGCGGGAGTCCAGCCTGACTCGAGAGGTGTCAGACAAGATGGTGTGCTCGGCCTGCAGGTGCCCCTTTATTCATCGGGAGGAGCAGGTGATCGTCAAACACTTCTCTGTTCGGATCAACAAGAAGGATGCTGATGTGATGAAGGCTGACCCTTCATCACCACTTCTTTACTTTTCAGACGGAGCACTACAAGCTCGACTGGCATCGCTTCAACCTGAGGCAGAAACTGTCAGGACTGCCGCCAGTCACTATGGAGGAGTTTGAGAAGAAGACTGGAGCTGGTGAGGAAACCACAGTCCTACATGTACATGGTTTAACCAGGAGAAAAAGTGAACGTAACAGCTGACTGATTTTAATTTATCACTTTACAGGAGACGTGTCAAGTATCTCAGGCTCAGATTCCGattcagaggaagaaaactCAAATAGCGACAGCGGGGGAACGAGCAGTAACGTCACCGGCACGGATAACGAGAGCTCGTTTGAAAATGCTTGTCGGCTCTCCAGCAAAATGGTTTTCCAGAACTCAGCGGGACAGTATCTGTCAGTGCACCGCTGCATTCTGCAGGGGAAGGTGAGGCTCAGCAGGTACAGTGCAGCACAGTTCTGTGTGTAACCTGTGTGACCTTTGGTTGTTGTGATAACTTCACGTTCTGTGTCTGCAACAACTTCAGTCAGATGCTGAGCAGGATGCAGGATCCTCTCTGATGGTCGTGAGTAAGGAGACTGTGTGGGTCATTCTGATGACGGGTGGAGGCCACTTTGCTGGTGCTGTATTCAAAGGGTAAGCGgacagtttttttatatatttgttggGTTGTGGCAAGAAGCATAAGAGTAATAGCATTGGCCAACGCAGTTTGTTTGCGTTACAGAAAAGACGTCCTCCAGCACAAGACCTTCCACCGATACACGGTGCGAGCGAAGCGGGGAACAGCTCAAGGACTCCGAGACTCTCAGAACCGCAGCCACGCGCCGAAGTCTGCAGGAGCTGCTCTGAGGCGATACAATGAGGCGGCGCTTGTCAAGGTGAGATCACAGTCCATTCAACTGCACTTTGTTTTGCCTCTTCAGTTACAGCCATGGAaggttacattttatttactgaaTACATACAAATTAAGCGTAAATAAGTTGAAGAATGAGGTTCATTAAACATTGAATTCCAAACGTTTTCTTGTCAGTGCATTTAATTTATCAGAGTCGTAAGCTTTTTCCCTGTGCAGTTTATTCATACTCTAACACTTCTGTAACTTTTTGCAGGACATTCAGGATCTCCTGATGACCTGGGCTGAACATTTGAAGGAGGCCACCACAGTATTCATACGAGCGTCAAGCTACAACAAGACCATCTTTTTTGCCGGCCGGGCAGCTCCCCTCGACAGAAAAGATCCCAGGATCCGCACACTTCCCTTCGCCACACGAAGGGCGACGTTTCGAGAGGTACTGAGGGTGCACGAGGTGCTTTCCACAGTTCATGTTTATGGTAAGCTGAATAACACACTTGGGAATAATAGCATGTTGTGTCCTCACTGTCATACAGCCAGGGTATAATTAGAAATATCTTAATGCAGGGAGAGACGCAGACATGTCTGCAGTCTTCAGTCCATCTAAGAAGGCGTGGAAAAAAATGGGCAAACTGGTGGCACCAAAAAACACTGATCAAGAGCAAGGTAAGTTTAAGATGTTGATTCAATGTCCCGACGAAACAGCTTTCGAAAATTAGGTACATTTATTGTTGTTTCCACACAGAGTAAAGTTACagtgaaattagtttttacaaTGCATCTCTATTTTTGGCATCAGCTGAAGAAAACCCTGACAGCTCAGAGAAAGAAGAGGCAGGAGAGATCCAGCTGGTGTTGGAAGAGATGACAATAGGAACCCTGGACCTCAGGGAGTATGAAGTATATCCCCCCAGGCacaggaggaggcggaggagaaagaaggaggaagcCGATATGCAAACTGAGGGTAGGTCCTGTCCAGTGGTGGATATACCTACTTTATAGGAACCCaaagaatatatttatttccacaCAGAAGTTCTGATTTGATAGTTAAAATTTTTATGAAATTTCATATTGATCTGTGACAGAATTGATTAATACAGAAGGAGACGatcaagaagaagaggagttaCCGGAGGCAGCGCCAGATGAAGACACCCGGCGAGAAACACAACcaaagaacaagaggaagaaaaaaacacagagcaagaAACAAGTGGAAGGTGTGTGAGGGCTTCTATTGCTCCTTGTATTgctcctgtttctccttctcaATACTCAtgctttctgtgttttcatagaAACCGTGGATGAGTCCTGGGAGTATGGCCTGAGGGATGCCCTCTTTACGGCCTGCAAGGTCGGGGACGTGGACACTCTAAGTAGACACCTCAAGCCACTTGGAGAAACAGCAAAGAGTGGAGAGCAGTCGGTGAGCAGCCCCTCTGATGCGCCGAGTCCTCGGACTCTCCTCAATAAGCCCATAGACTCGTCAGGGTTCACTTTGCTGCATGTTGCATCAGCAGCTGCACAGAAGGCAGCGGTCAGGCTGCTCCTCGACGCAGGAGCTGACCCAGCCTGCAGGTATGAAAGAATAGTACAGGCAACttcagtaaaaatacaaaatctgtGATATAGTTTGCAGAAATTaggagtaaaagtaaataactCTTATATATGCAACAATCCTTTACAGGGATAACAAAGGGCAGACCCCGTACATTGTGGCCCCCGACAAAGACACAAGAAATGTCTTTCGCAAATACATGGGTGAGAATCCTGACAAGTACGACTACACTAAAGCACAGGTAAGAGGTGGGGGTGTAACTTCTAATGCATCACACGAAATACAAGCGGAACACTTACACCTGTGCAACTCAAGGTCCCCGGGCCACTGACGGCGGAGATCGAATCCAAAATTACGGAGAAGAAAAAGGCTCAAAAGGCAatgaagaaacagagagaaaaagagcagaaggaggagaagaggaaacaagaggcggaggcagaggagatgaagaggttTGCGTCTCTGCCTGACCGGGAAAAGGTGAGTTAACGTGCACTCAATCACTGATGTTCATGAAAAATGCGGAAATGCTCACCGTGTGCTTATTTCCAGAGGGCTCtggcagcagagagaaggtTAGCGTCGCAAGTAGCTGCATCAGGAGTCGGCCTGTCTAACACCAAGTAAGACCCACAAACGCCCCCTCACTTTCCACTAAGCAAAACTGTTACTGAAATTCAATgcgtttttgtgtctgtgtcattgCCACCAGGAGGTGCTGGCAGTGTGGGGAGTCCCTGCTCGGGAAGACCCCTTTCCAGTACCTGGAGTATTCCTTCTGCTCCCCTCGCTGCGTTCAAGCGCATCGAAAAGCAAATGCTCCTCCAGCCAAGACCTAACATCCGTGTGGAAATGTACAGTTGGAAGGAAACTACCTCATGAAAAGTACAATTGAATTTGTGCAGCCATGATAAGACTTGACCACAGTTctagttttcattttcaactccacacacatttcagatattttcagatattcaaataaaaccacGGACAATGTTCGtactgtttaaaaatgtaatgaataaatgtattaattatttacattatctgcagttatgaaaacataaaaaagcaaccatgaaataaaaagtataatacaatttattgatcaatcttctctttttcacagtaaatattaaaaccaaaagACAAAACCATGGTCCTTTTGTAGTACAGAACGATTTGAATAGTTTATGTTGTGCTACAGATTTCAGTTCACTCTGTTCAGATTGTTAAGCGGTGAAATTGAGCTGAGGCCGATCCATAAAGTAAACTCGAAGGTGCGCTGGCGccccctccagctccagcactGTGATGTTGTTGGGTAGTGTGGTGCTCAACAAGGGTCCTGGGACGTAAAGAGTCTGTTGAGGACCCCTGGCTGGCCAGTATCGCCCCAGGTTCACACCATTGATCCAAATCTGACCCTGATATGAAAAGGGAACAGTGTTAACATCAGAAAAAGAGGTTACTTTATCCCCTGGAATAAAGAGAT
Proteins encoded in this window:
- the ankzf1 gene encoding ankyrin repeat and zinc finger domain-containing protein 1 isoform X4, with amino-acid sequence MQIMTTNADHRSIFDLCPGDEALLGLREVNSVLKQPVITEPASHNLHTGPADKCPEDDRQRESSLTREVSDKMVCSACRCPFIHREEQTEHYKLDWHRFNLRQKLSGLPPVTMEEFEKKTGAGDVSSISGSDSDSEEENSNSDSGGTSSNVTGTDNESSFENACRLSSKMVFQNSAGQYLSVHRCILQGKSDAEQDAGSSLMVVSKETVWVILMTGGGHFAGAVFKGKDVLQHKTFHRYTVRAKRGTAQGLRDSQNRSHAPKSAGAALRRYNEAALVKDIQDLLMTWAEHLKEATTVFIRASSYNKTIFFAGRAAPLDRKDPRIRTLPFATRRATFREVLRVHEVLSTVHVYGRDADMSAVFSPSKKAWKKMGKLVAPKNTDQEQAEENPDSSEKEEAGEIQLVLEEMTIGTLDLREYEVYPPRHRRRRRRKKEEADMQTEEGDDQEEEELPEAAPDEDTRRETQPKNKRKKKTQSKKQVEETVDESWEYGLRDALFTACKVGDVDTLSRHLKPLGETAKSGEQSVSSPSDAPSPRTLLNKPIDSSGFTLLHVASAAAQKAAVRLLLDAGADPACRDNKGQTPYIVAPDKDTRNVFRKYMGENPDKYDYTKAQVPGPLTAEIESKITEKKKAQKAMKKQREKEQKEEKRKQEAEAEEMKRFASLPDREKRALAAERRLASQVAASGVGLSNTKRCWQCGESLLGKTPFQYLEYSFCSPRCVQAHRKANAPPAKT
- the ankzf1 gene encoding ankyrin repeat and zinc finger domain-containing protein 1 isoform X1, producing MQIMTTNADHRSIFDLCPGDEALLGLREVNSVLKQPVITEPASHNLHTGPADKCPEDDRQRESSLTREVSDKMVCSACRCPFIHREEQTEHYKLDWHRFNLRQKLSGLPPVTMEEFEKKTGAGDVSSISGSDSDSEEENSNSDSGGTSSNVTGTDNESSFENACRLSSKMVFQNSAGQYLSVHRCILQGKSDAEQDAGSSLMVVSKETVWVILMTGGGHFAGAVFKGKDVLQHKTFHRYTVRAKRGTAQGLRDSQNRSHAPKSAGAALRRYNEAALVKDIQDLLMTWAEHLKEATTVFIRASSYNKTIFFAGRAAPLDRKDPRIRTLPFATRRATFREVLRVHEVLSTVHVYGRDADMSAVFSPSKKAWKKMGKLVAPKNTDQEQAEENPDSSEKEEAGEIQLVLEEMTIGTLDLREYEVYPPRHRRRRRRKKEEADMQTEELINTEGDDQEEEELPEAAPDEDTRRETQPKNKRKKKTQSKKQVEETVDESWEYGLRDALFTACKVGDVDTLSRHLKPLGETAKSGEQSVSSPSDAPSPRTLLNKPIDSSGFTLLHVASAAAQKAAVRLLLDAGADPACRDNKGQTPYIVAPDKDTRNVFRKYMGENPDKYDYTKAQVPGPLTAEIESKITEKKKAQKAMKKQREKEQKEEKRKQEAEAEEMKRFASLPDREKRALAAERRLASQVAASGVGLSNTKRCWQCGESLLGKTPFQYLEYSFCSPRCVQAHRKANAPPAKT
- the ankzf1 gene encoding ankyrin repeat and zinc finger domain-containing protein 1 isoform X2, with protein sequence MIMTTNADHRSIFDLCPGDEALLGLREVNSVLKQPVITEPASHNLHTGPADKCPEDDRQRESSLTREVSDKMVCSACRCPFIHREEQTEHYKLDWHRFNLRQKLSGLPPVTMEEFEKKTGAGDVSSISGSDSDSEEENSNSDSGGTSSNVTGTDNESSFENACRLSSKMVFQNSAGQYLSVHRCILQGKSDAEQDAGSSLMVVSKETVWVILMTGGGHFAGAVFKGKDVLQHKTFHRYTVRAKRGTAQGLRDSQNRSHAPKSAGAALRRYNEAALVKDIQDLLMTWAEHLKEATTVFIRASSYNKTIFFAGRAAPLDRKDPRIRTLPFATRRATFREVLRVHEVLSTVHVYGRDADMSAVFSPSKKAWKKMGKLVAPKNTDQEQAEENPDSSEKEEAGEIQLVLEEMTIGTLDLREYEVYPPRHRRRRRRKKEEADMQTEELINTEGDDQEEEELPEAAPDEDTRRETQPKNKRKKKTQSKKQVEETVDESWEYGLRDALFTACKVGDVDTLSRHLKPLGETAKSGEQSVSSPSDAPSPRTLLNKPIDSSGFTLLHVASAAAQKAAVRLLLDAGADPACRDNKGQTPYIVAPDKDTRNVFRKYMGENPDKYDYTKAQVPGPLTAEIESKITEKKKAQKAMKKQREKEQKEEKRKQEAEAEEMKRFASLPDREKRALAAERRLASQVAASGVGLSNTKRCWQCGESLLGKTPFQYLEYSFCSPRCVQAHRKANAPPAKT
- the ankzf1 gene encoding ankyrin repeat and zinc finger domain-containing protein 1 isoform X3, which encodes MTTNADHRSIFDLCPGDEALLGLREVNSVLKQPVITEPASHNLHTGPADKCPEDDRQRESSLTREVSDKMVCSACRCPFIHREEQTEHYKLDWHRFNLRQKLSGLPPVTMEEFEKKTGAGDVSSISGSDSDSEEENSNSDSGGTSSNVTGTDNESSFENACRLSSKMVFQNSAGQYLSVHRCILQGKSDAEQDAGSSLMVVSKETVWVILMTGGGHFAGAVFKGKDVLQHKTFHRYTVRAKRGTAQGLRDSQNRSHAPKSAGAALRRYNEAALVKDIQDLLMTWAEHLKEATTVFIRASSYNKTIFFAGRAAPLDRKDPRIRTLPFATRRATFREVLRVHEVLSTVHVYGRDADMSAVFSPSKKAWKKMGKLVAPKNTDQEQAEENPDSSEKEEAGEIQLVLEEMTIGTLDLREYEVYPPRHRRRRRRKKEEADMQTEELINTEGDDQEEEELPEAAPDEDTRRETQPKNKRKKKTQSKKQVEETVDESWEYGLRDALFTACKVGDVDTLSRHLKPLGETAKSGEQSVSSPSDAPSPRTLLNKPIDSSGFTLLHVASAAAQKAAVRLLLDAGADPACRDNKGQTPYIVAPDKDTRNVFRKYMGENPDKYDYTKAQVPGPLTAEIESKITEKKKAQKAMKKQREKEQKEEKRKQEAEAEEMKRFASLPDREKRALAAERRLASQVAASGVGLSNTKRCWQCGESLLGKTPFQYLEYSFCSPRCVQAHRKANAPPAKT